From Hyla sarda isolate aHylSar1 chromosome 5, aHylSar1.hap1, whole genome shotgun sequence, a single genomic window includes:
- the NEUROD6 gene encoding neurogenic differentiation factor 6 — protein MLTLPFDESVVMTESQLCRKYVRENEEQKSVKKLEGCAKQIVSHGKNIKRTPEEETEQEEEEEDKEEEDENGLPRRRGPRKKKMTKIRIERIKLRRVEANARERGRMHGLNDALDNLRKVVPCYSKTQKLSKIETLRLAKNYIWALSEILRIGKRPDLLTFVQNLCKGLSQPTTNLVAGCLQLNARSFLMGQSGEAVHHARSPYTSIYPPYHSPELSTPPGHGSHDNSKTGKPYNYCSAYESFYESTSPECTSPQFEGPLSPPSMNYNGIFSLKQEEALDYGKNYNYGMHYCAVPGRGPLGQSSMFRLPTDSHFPYDFHLRSQSLAMQDELNAVFHN, from the coding sequence ATGTTAACACTTCCATTTGACGAATCTGTTGTGATGACGGAGTCGCAGCTATGTAGAAAGTATGTGCGGGAAAATGAGGAGCAAAAATCTGTAAAGAAATTAGAAGGTTGTGCTAAACAGATAGTATCCCATGGGAAAAATATCAAAAGAACACCTGAAGAGGAAACAGagcaagaagaagaggaggaggacaaggaagaaGAGGATGAAAATGGTTTGCCAAGGAGGAGGGGGCCAAGGAAAAAAAAGATGACCAAGATTAGAATTGAAAGGATTAAACTAAGACGGGTAGAAGCCAATGCAAGAGAAAGGGGGAGAATGCATGGTCTAAATGACGCCCTGGACAATTTAAGGAAAGTTGTGCCCTGCTATTCTAAGACACAAAAACTGTCTAAAATAGAAACTTTGAGGCTGGCCAAAAACTATATCTGGGCTCTGTCTGAGATCTTGCGCATTGGGAAGAGGCCAGATCTGCTCACCTTTGTGCAAAACCTATGCAAAGGTTTGTCCCAGCCCACCACAAACTTGGTGGCTGGGTGCCTGCAACTCAACGCCAGGAGTTTTCTCATGGGTCAGAGTGGTGAGGCAGTCCATCATGCAAGATCCCCATATACTTCTATTTACCCTCCATATCACAGCCCTGAGCTTAGCACCCCACCAGGTCATGGGAGCCATGACAATTCCAAGACAGGAAAGccgtacaattactgtagtgcttATGAATCTTTTTATGAAAGCACTTCTCCTGAGTGCACCAGTCCTCAGTTTGAAGGTCCCTTAAGCCCTCCCTCCATGAACTATAATGGGATATTTTCCCTGAAGCAAGAAGAGGCCTTGGACTATGGGAAAAATTACAATTATGGCATGCATTACTGTGCAGTGCCAGGCAGAGGTCCCCTCGGGCAGAGCTCTATGTTCAGGTTGCCTACAGACAGCCACTTCCCTTATGACTTCCATCTGCGCAGCCAGTCTCTCGCTATGCAAGATGAATTAAATGCAGTTTTTCATAATTAA